AAAGTTTTAGAGCCATTGCATCTAGATACTCTTCAATTGTCTTAGCCTCATATCTCTCTTCAATAACCTCTAATAGAGCTTCAGCAGTTCTAGATAGATGTACACCCCTCCTACTACTATCAACATCTACATATAGACTTATATCGGCATCTAATGCAATAGAACCTTTATCTGTCCTTAGCACAAGTTTTCTTCTCACATTTTTAAACCCCAGCATCTCAATATCTATTGATATTGTAGGTTCTTTATCCTGAAGCTCCATTTTGTCAACAACCACCTTATCCCTATACCTCGGTTTAAGATATGTGGAATTGCTTTATAGCTTTGACTATATTCTCAAGCTTCTTTATAGCTACCATATACTCTCTTTCCTCATCTTTTAACACACCTCTAAAGCCACCAAAACCACAATCACCAGAGATAAGATCTATACGACCACCAGTTTTCTCATAAGATTTTCTCAATATCTCTAAGATGTTGTCTAACTCCTCTATCTGAATCTTCTTTGCACTAACAACACCTGGCGATATAATCTTATCATATTTTTCAATAATTGTTCTATCTATAACTTCAAGATTTTCCGATGTATCATGGAATTCTAAGCTTATATATCTTATCCTAGGTGCTTGTGCTACTACTTCAAGGATTTTCCTATGTATTGGTCCACATATATGGATACCAAATTCAACACCTCCTATACTGCTTACCCTATCCAGATATTCAACTATATCTTCTTCCCTATAGTTAAACAGCATTCTTCTCCTGCCAATTACAAGAGATAGCGATGGTTCATCTATAAATATTATATTGTAGCCTAGTTCAGCTACATATCTAACCATATTTTCAACGAATCCTATGAAGAACATCTTTAAAATATCTTTATTAGCTAAAGCTGTAGATGAAATTCCCTTGGAGATATCCTCCGATAGATAGATACGTGAAGCTAATGTGAATGCCCCTGTTATTGGAGCTCTAATACCCTTAAACACAATGTTTCTCTCTCTAATATACTTCATCGCTATTTCTGCATCGTCTATGTGAAAATATCTAACTTTTGTTAGATCTAATAGTTCTTCTCGTGAGAAGAAAAATTCTCTATTCCTATATACCACTCCATGTATTTCTAACGGCTGGAGATAGATTTCAATGAAACTTCTTAGCTGGGGATATGGCGGCACATCTAGACCTATCTTCGCCATATCATCAATAATACGTCTAATATTTTCATCACTATAACTAAGTGGAAAGCTTCCAACATGGCTACTCCTCATAGATTCTCACATATGTAACATTCTTTAACCAGACTCTTCATATTTCAACATATGCAAACTTTAAATTTTGTCTTAGTGAATAGAGATGACTGGATATTTAGAGGAATCAATAGCTAGGCTTAGGAATATTGTAGATAATTATGATGAAGTGGTTAATACTGTTATAAATCTTAGAGATCTATTGATATTTGAGTATAATTTGATGAATAGAAGATTAGTTCATCTAAGAGAGATTTCTAGAGCTATATTTGTAGGAGATATACATGGAGATTTGGATACACTTATAGAATTGCTAAGGATTTTAGACATAGATAATGAACTTAGGAGAGGTACATATCTAGTATTCCTAGGGGATTATATAGATCGAGGACCTTATCAATTAGAGGTTATAATGTTTTTAGCTATTCTAAAGTCTATTTGGAGAGATCGTATAGTAATGCTAAGAGGTAATCACGAACCACCAGAGTGGCTACCTCCATCTCCCCATGACTTTCCTGAGATATTGATGGAGAGATTTGGATATAGAAAGGGTTTGGAAATCTATGAGACTATGAAAACAATCTTTGACTTATTACCACTAGCTCTCTACATCCCTAGAAAGGTATTGGCTGTTCATGGAGGACCACCAATTTCAAGAGTTTTGAGATATGATGATATTAATGATATATTCAGCATTGAGAATGATAAGGAGGCTATTGAAGAGATATTGTGGAGCGATCCTATAGATGAAGATATAGAATATGTTTATAGCTATCGTGGTGCAGGTAAATTATGGGGTAGGAAGATAACTATGCTTACACTACAAAAACTAGGTATAGAGCTGATTATTAGGGGACACGAGCCTTCTTATGAAGGCTATAAGTTTAATCATGACAATAGAGTTTTGACTATTTTCTCTATGAAGGGCTTTTATGGTAATATGGGCGCAGCTTGTCTAAGGATAGATTTTGATGATAAGGAATGGTTTAAAAATATCGCTAAAAATATCATTACAATATAGTTTTATGCTACAATATACCCTTTGATAATACTCTTGCAGCAACTATTAATGGATGCCATACAGGAGCTGTTGCAGGCATATAGCTTAGATCTGAGAAGAATAGATCTTCTATAGTCACCCCCCTCTCAATAGCTATTGCAACAATATCTATATATCCAGCGACAATAGGATCCCACCCCACGATCTGTACACCTATTATCTTACTACTGCTACTCTCTATAATCATTTTGATATATACATCTTTAGAGGATGGATAGTAGTGAGCCTTTGTTTTCGCTCTTATCATCTTCGCTTCATATTTAATGTTTAGAGTTTTTGCCTCTTTTTCACTAATACCAGTTCTAGCAATATACAAGTCATAGAATTTTGTAATAGCTGTACCTATGACTCCTGGAAATCTTAGTATTCTTCCTCTAGCAGCATTTGCACCAGCAACAACACCTTCTTTATTAGCTGTAGGTGCTAGAGGTATCCATGTTCTTCTCTTTGTAATTCTATGTATTTTTTCAGCTACATCTCCAGCAGCATATATGTCATCTATATTAGTCTCCATAAACTCATTAACCTCTATAGCACCTGTAGATCCAATTTTTATACCAGCTTTTTGAGCTAGAGAAACATTGGGTTTAACCCCCATAGCTAGGATAACACCATCAACTCTATAGCTATTCACATTAGTTACAATACTTTCAACTCGTTCCCTTCCATCAAAACCTATAACCTGTTCACCTAGATGAACCTCTACCCCCTTCTTTATGAGTTCATCAGCTACAATCTTAGCCATATCCTCATCTAATGATGCTGGAAGCAAGCTACTCTCTTTTTCAAACAATATAACCCTTTTCCCCAGCTCTAAAAGAGCTTCAGCCATCTCTATACCTAGATAGCTACCACCAACAATACTAATAGTCCTCAGATTAGATAACTCATCCCTAAGATGGTGTACATATGCTGGATGTCTAATGGCATAAATACCCTTAAGATCTATACCTGGAATCCTCGGTATTATGGGTATGGCACCCGTAGCTATTATAAGTTTATCCCATATAATCTTCTCCTTGGTGTAATTATTTTTCTTCACCACCTCTACAAAATGTTTATCAATATCTATATCTATAACCTCTGAATTAATTAAAACCTTGATTCCCCTCTCCCTCTCAAATACCTCTGGCGTATATGTGACAAGACTATCTCTACTACTAACTATACCAGAAATGAAATACGGTATACCGCAAGGACCATGAGTAATCATATCAGTAGCTTCAATAAGTATAACATTAGCATTAGGCATAAGTCTCTTTGCTCGTGCCGCTGCAGCAGAACCTGCAGCTCCACCACCAATAACTACTATATTCAAGGCTTATCACAAACATTTAACATTAACCATACCTTAAAAACTTTATCTCAATGAAAGTAGTATTATTGATATACAAGTCTATCCCACTACGAATCATATTATAATATCATATCTTTAGAAGAATAATTACAGGGCTATAGATTACTTTTAGTACAAACAATCCATAGATCTAATACTCGATGATACTTATCTATCATTAAAGGTCTAGTAGAGCTTTACGAGTATCAAATAAGGGATCTTAACCTGTTGATGTCATTCGTAATGTTATATGATGCTTTAATGAGCTTATCAGTAAAAGGGTGTTTGTTGTTGAGACAAAAACATATATGTGGAGATTAATGATACTAATACCTAGCGAAATGTTTAAGAATCTGAGATACAAAAATATAAAGAAGATTTATAGCTTAGTAGGAAATTGTTATGGAATGGTGAGATAAACCTTGAGTCTCGCAGATCATTATAGATACTTCTTAACTATGCTATTCTGGGCCTTAATCTTAGAGATAATAGTAATTGTATACTATGCTGCATCTTCATTGTATGACAGGTTTGAATTTGCGCTAACATTATTTTTGTTCATAATAACAGTTATAGCAATAGCTATAATCATAAGAAACATTAGAAAAGAATTACGTGAACATATTATTCCTACAACCTAGAATATAAAAATAGAAATGTTAAGGTTTGTATAGATCTGTCAATAGAGATGGAAATACAGAGTTCTATTATAGATCAAATATTGTATGCTATAAAAGCTCTATTAAATCATTAATACTGGCTTCCTTACTTAGGATCTATGGGTTTATTGGGAGTTGATCTTAGGTTTTTGTAAAACATAGAATATTAATATTATTTTTACTAAACCAAATATCATTTTGAGTAAGATGTAGATAAACAACAATGTAATATTAACAATAGTAGCATAATAAAATATTTTAGCTAGATACAATAGCATTATATTCAGATGCTATTATTAGCCACATATCCAATATGATGAAGAGTTACCTCGCTGAACGATGAAGACACCTGGTTTCATCTGAATAGTTTATGTTGTTTATAGCTAATCTAGTGAAGCGATACTAGCTAGTAGATCTAATTATAAATCTGGGAGGTTCTATCGATTCACTTTTACATCTTGGACATTTAGAGGGCTTTTTTGGTTCATCGAGATCAAATATATATCCACATCTTCTACATTTTGGCGGTATCATTAATAGAGCCTTTGTATGATTAGATCTCCTAATACTTTTTGCAATATGTCTAAGATGTTCATATATTTCCCTAGGATTTTCTATTCCAACGATATTGGCTATAGCATCTACATCTAATGGCTCTGGAGAACTCTCCAAAACTTTAGTTATCTTCTTTCTAATACTATCTTCTATATCATTCATAGATTATCGCCATAGCTTTGAATCTTAATTGAAAACCTTAGCGATATATATATCCTAGGAATATCTTATAACATTTTTAATGTTTTAGAATGATGCCAATTAAAAAGATTTCTATGAAAATTGCTTAGTATTGTTTATCTTGCAAGTTCCTCTAATTCTCTACTTAGATCTCTTCTCACATAGAATTCTGCTACTCTACCACTATTCCACGATTTTACTGGTCTATAATATCCCACTATTCTACTCCACATATCCATTGATGTACCACATGATGGACATCTAGCTGTTCTTCCAATCACCCTTCTTCCACAGTTTGGACACACAGATATTGTTGGGGTTATAGACATATAGACAATGTCTTTCTCTCTAAGGGTTCTCAGCACAAATTTTGATATTACTTCGGGATCTATTTCACTGTCAATGAATATATGTTTAATTACTCCTCCAGTAA
Above is a genomic segment from Ignisphaera aggregans DSM 17230 containing:
- a CDS encoding FAD-dependent pyridine nucleotide-disulphide oxidoreductase (COGs: COG0446 NAD(FAD)-dependent dehydrogenase~InterProIPR013027:IPR000103:IPR001327:IPR004099:IPR 006076~KEGG: pai:PAE2371 NADH oxidase (nox)~PFAM: FAD-dependent pyridine nucleotide-disulphide oxidoreductase; pyridine nucleotide-disulphide oxidoreductase dimerisation region; FAD dependent oxidoreductase~SPTR: Q8ZVB1 NADH oxidase (Nox)~PFAM: Pyridine nucleotide-disulphide oxidoreductase; Pyridine nucleotide-disulphide oxidoreductase, dimerisation domain); this translates as MNIVVIGGGAAGSAAAARAKRLMPNANVILIEATDMITHGPCGIPYFISGIVSSRDSLVTYTPEVFERERGIKVLINSEVIDIDIDKHFVEVVKKNNYTKEKIIWDKLIIATGAIPIIPRIPGIDLKGIYAIRHPAYVHHLRDELSNLRTISIVGGSYLGIEMAEALLELGKRVILFEKESSLLPASLDEDMAKIVADELIKKGVEVHLGEQVIGFDGRERVESIVTNVNSYRVDGVILAMGVKPNVSLAQKAGIKIGSTGAIEVNEFMETNIDDIYAAGDVAEKIHRITKRRTWIPLAPTANKEGVVAGANAARGRILRFPGVIGTAITKFYDLYIARTGISEKEAKTLNIKYEAKMIRAKTKAHYYPSSKDVYIKMIIESSSSKIIGVQIVGWDPIVAGYIDIVAIAIERGVTIEDLFFSDLSYMPATAPVWHPLIVAARVLSKGIL
- a CDS encoding Methionine synthase vitamin-B12 independent (COGs: COG0620 Methionine synthase II (cobalamin-independent)~InterPro IPR002629~KEGG: smr:Smar_0416 methionine synthase II (cobalamin-independent)-like protein~PFAM: Methionine synthase vitamin-B12 independent~SPTR: A3DLL7 Methionine synthase II (Cobalamin-independent)-like protein~PFAM: Cobalamin-independent synthase, Catalytic domain) yields the protein MRSSHVGSFPLSYSDENIRRIIDDMAKIGLDVPPYPQLRSFIEIYLQPLEIHGVVYRNREFFFSREELLDLTKVRYFHIDDAEIAMKYIRERNIVFKGIRAPITGAFTLASRIYLSEDISKGISSTALANKDILKMFFIGFVENMVRYVAELGYNIIFIDEPSLSLVIGRRRMLFNYREEDIVEYLDRVSSIGGVEFGIHICGPIHRKILEVVAQAPRIRYISLEFHDTSENLEVIDRTIIEKYDKIISPGVVSAKKIQIEELDNILEILRKSYEKTGGRIDLISGDCGFGGFRGVLKDEEREYMVAIKKLENIVKAIKQFHIS
- a CDS encoding conserved hypothetical protein (COGs: COG3357 transcriptional regulator protein~KEGG: sto:ST2144 hypothetical protein~SPTR: Q96YM8 Putative uncharacterized protein ST2144), producing MNDIEDSIRKKITKVLESSPEPLDVDAIANIVGIENPREIYEHLRHIAKSIRRSNHTKALLMIPPKCRRCGYIFDLDEPKKPSKCPRCKSESIEPPRFIIRSTS
- a CDS encoding conserved hypothetical protein (KEGG: dth:DICTH_1752 hypothetical protein), yielding MSLADHYRYFLTMLFWALILEIIVIVYYAASSLYDRFEFALTLFLFIITVIAIAIIIRNIRKELREHIIPTT
- a CDS encoding bis(5'nucleosyl)-tetraphosphatase, ApaH (InterPro IPR006186:IPR004843~KEGG: iho:Igni_0634 metallophosphoesterase~PFAM: metallophosphoesterase~SMART: serine/threonine-specific protein phosphatase and bis(5-nucleosyl)-tetraphosphatase~SPTR: A8AA64 Metallophosphoesterase~PFAM: Calcineurin-like phosphoesterase), whose translation is MTGYLEESIARLRNIVDNYDEVVNTVINLRDLLIFEYNLMNRRLVHLREISRAIFVGDIHGDLDTLIELLRILDIDNELRRGTYLVFLGDYIDRGPYQLEVIMFLAILKSIWRDRIVMLRGNHEPPEWLPPSPHDFPEILMERFGYRKGLEIYETMKTIFDLLPLALYIPRKVLAVHGGPPISRVLRYDDINDIFSIENDKEAIEEILWSDPIDEDIEYVYSYRGAGKLWGRKITMLTLQKLGIELIIRGHEPSYEGYKFNHDNRVLTIFSMKGFYGNMGAACLRIDFDDKEWFKNIAKNIITI